In one Cronobacter dublinensis subsp. dublinensis LMG 23823 genomic region, the following are encoded:
- a CDS encoding XRE family transcriptional regulator, with the protein MNIGNRVRQLRLAKNMKIAELADAVEVDAANISRLETGKQKQFTEQTLNRLAQALGVTVADLFTSTDNETTVYKNSKPDSAVGEGTDVFRVEVLDASASAGVGYIQGSDVIDVIQAIEYSHEKALAMFGGRSAGNVKVINVRGDSMSPTIEPGDLVFVDVSINEFDGDGIYTFGFDGKIYAKRLQMIPDQLLVISDNPKYREWSIDKSNEHRFYIYGKVLISQSQAFKRHG; encoded by the coding sequence ATGAACATAGGAAATCGAGTTAGACAGCTTCGCCTGGCGAAGAATATGAAAATTGCTGAATTAGCTGACGCCGTTGAAGTGGATGCGGCGAATATTTCTCGTCTTGAAACAGGTAAACAAAAGCAATTTACAGAACAGACACTTAATCGATTAGCGCAAGCTTTAGGCGTAACTGTCGCTGACCTCTTTACCTCGACCGACAATGAGACTACTGTATATAAAAACAGTAAACCAGATTCCGCAGTCGGAGAGGGTACCGATGTGTTTAGAGTCGAAGTTCTTGATGCCAGCGCAAGTGCTGGGGTGGGTTATATACAAGGAAGTGATGTGATCGATGTTATTCAGGCGATTGAATACAGCCACGAAAAAGCTTTAGCGATGTTTGGTGGTAGATCCGCTGGAAACGTTAAAGTGATAAACGTCCGTGGCGATAGTATGTCGCCCACCATTGAGCCTGGTGACTTAGTTTTCGTCGATGTCTCGATTAATGAGTTTGATGGTGACGGCATCTACACCTTTGGTTTTGATGGAAAAATCTACGCTAAACGCCTCCAAATGATACCAGACCAACTTCTTGTTATTTCAGACAATCCTAAATATCGAGAATGGAGCATAGACAAGAGTAACGAGCATCGTTTCTATATTTATGGAAAGGTGTTGATAAGCCAATCGCAGGCGTTTAAAAGGCACGGCTAA
- a CDS encoding YfdQ family protein, with protein MSHSLDATAIDKIGDLTLSRFMEEKLESVDCPAAVVPQGARIDSLESLCLERFRFRGKMLTASIEDFARYSTGYAAEGTRCFINAEDMRAVAVFNLGTLDKPGHADNTALLALKKTAPFSALLCINGDRHTQKELAELLEDWSECLIGFDADGQPIDAKKSAAAIRKISIESIQKADFEDGDFSGKRSLMESVEARTQDIMPVAFEFTCVPFEGLAERRFKLRLSIIGGDRPVLVLRIVQLEAQQEEMAAEFRDLLIEKFKDSQVETFIGQFSA; from the coding sequence ATGTCCCACTCTTTAGACGCAACTGCGATCGATAAAATTGGCGATCTGACCCTCTCCCGTTTTATGGAAGAAAAGCTTGAAAGCGTGGACTGCCCCGCAGCCGTTGTTCCGCAGGGCGCACGAATCGACAGTCTGGAATCCCTTTGCCTGGAGCGCTTTCGATTTCGCGGCAAAATGTTGACCGCCAGCATTGAAGACTTTGCCCGCTACTCTACTGGCTACGCTGCAGAGGGTACCCGTTGCTTTATTAATGCCGAAGATATGCGTGCTGTTGCGGTATTTAACCTCGGAACCCTGGATAAACCCGGCCACGCTGATAATACCGCGCTGCTGGCGCTGAAGAAGACCGCGCCCTTTTCCGCACTGCTTTGCATCAACGGCGACCGCCATACACAGAAAGAGCTGGCCGAATTGCTGGAAGACTGGTCTGAATGCCTGATCGGCTTTGACGCCGACGGCCAGCCGATTGATGCGAAGAAGTCGGCTGCGGCAATTCGCAAAATCTCCATCGAGTCGATTCAGAAAGCTGACTTTGAAGATGGTGACTTCAGCGGCAAGCGCTCCCTGATGGAAAGCGTAGAAGCCAGAACGCAGGACATCATGCCGGTAGCCTTTGAATTTACCTGCGTGCCGTTTGAAGGTCTGGCTGAGCGTCGCTTTAAGTTACGTCTGAGCATTATCGGTGGCGACCGTCCGGTTCTTGTTCTGCGCATCGTCCAGCTCGAAGCCCAACAGGAAGAAATGGCTGCAGAGTTTCGCGACCTGCTGATTGAAAAATTCAAAGACAGCCAGGTAGAAACGTTTATTGGCCAATTCTCAGCTTAA
- a CDS encoding phage integrase Arm DNA-binding domain-containing protein: MAGRPRKRENRHFPDYLYFDKETGQYRFQLITGKRKNIGTDRAVAIAIAREYNLRMRPESMPSIESLVRESGGINGEARPFAEHVQALLDRAIRDENPGTDAKAVWLNDIERVKEFFADIYACDIDLEHVNGYIKKYHSEASANVQNRKVSFLKKLFSYAVDESLMMDNPAERKKMRRVDSKTRHRLTLDDFNKIHRAAPLWLQTAMDLAMQTTHARLEVSRIRYSIKQPSEGVCGCVWFPEPEGEIFGTLYIHRQKVQHKEASHVAIPIGTVLRDIIERSRDNVASPYVVHRLPLKRSNPTSKEVRHPTQVAPDYLSRSFSAMRDEVGVGSNLPEDQRPTFHEIRALSAFLFNKQGIDPQGRMAHSDAKSTKIYTENHIDWVYVPHGEIKTAS; encoded by the coding sequence ATGGCCGGCAGACCACGAAAAAGGGAAAACAGACATTTTCCTGACTACCTCTATTTCGACAAAGAAACCGGGCAGTACCGGTTTCAACTCATTACCGGGAAGAGAAAAAATATTGGTACCGATCGGGCTGTGGCGATCGCTATTGCACGCGAATATAACCTCCGCATGCGGCCCGAATCAATGCCATCTATTGAAAGCCTTGTTCGAGAGTCTGGAGGCATTAATGGCGAAGCCAGACCGTTTGCGGAACACGTCCAAGCGCTACTAGATAGAGCTATTCGCGATGAAAACCCAGGCACAGATGCGAAGGCTGTTTGGCTGAATGATATTGAGCGAGTGAAAGAGTTTTTCGCTGATATTTACGCCTGCGATATCGATCTGGAGCATGTTAACGGCTATATCAAAAAATACCACAGCGAAGCATCAGCGAACGTGCAGAACAGGAAAGTAAGCTTTCTTAAAAAGCTCTTCAGCTATGCGGTCGATGAGTCGCTTATGATGGATAACCCTGCCGAACGCAAAAAAATGCGTCGGGTCGATTCGAAAACTCGCCACCGTCTCACCTTGGACGACTTCAACAAAATACACCGCGCCGCTCCGTTATGGCTGCAAACAGCCATGGATCTGGCAATGCAAACCACGCATGCAAGGCTTGAAGTCTCGCGCATTCGTTATTCCATTAAACAGCCAAGCGAAGGCGTGTGTGGATGTGTATGGTTTCCAGAGCCAGAAGGGGAAATCTTCGGCACGCTCTACATTCACCGCCAGAAGGTGCAGCATAAAGAAGCCTCCCACGTGGCTATACCGATCGGGACAGTGCTGCGGGATATCATCGAGCGCAGCCGGGATAATGTGGCCAGCCCTTATGTAGTGCATCGTCTTCCATTGAAGCGAAGCAACCCCACAAGCAAAGAGGTAAGACATCCGACACAAGTTGCGCCCGATTATCTTAGCCGTTCGTTTTCAGCAATGCGCGATGAAGTAGGCGTAGGGTCGAATCTACCCGAGGATCAGCGACCAACTTTTCACGAGATCAGGGCGCTTTCTGCTTTCCTTTTCAATAAGCAAGGAATTGACCCTCAAGGCCGCATGGCGCACAGCGATGCGAAGTCAACGAAGATCTACACAGAGAACCATATTGATTGGGTTTACGTACCACATGGCGAGATAAAAACAGCATCGTAA
- a CDS encoding LysR family transcriptional regulator produces the protein MRPALDFNTLKVFVAVVEKESFVGAAKVLEMPTSNVSRAISQLEEKLSLQLIERSTRHMKLTQAGHLLYLRAKPLLDALEQTETELTLRQMQLKGPLRICIPNEIGPALLGSVIADFACQYPELEISCITNLSGLESLRDDLDLAVIITRGQMDDSDYIARHLMTIPCTIVAAPSLIQRYGTPEHIRQFETLPCITTVSALKGAPWQFVNKKGGFETIKVKGHYRANSGEMAGRAAIAGVGFAILSKHACQPYINDGRLIEIEFEQSAAPLQLFALYSDRRFLPAKTRALIDFMQQKLSALPLAT, from the coding sequence ATGCGTCCGGCTCTTGATTTTAATACCCTGAAAGTCTTCGTCGCCGTGGTGGAAAAAGAAAGTTTTGTGGGGGCGGCAAAAGTGCTCGAAATGCCCACCTCCAATGTCAGCCGCGCTATTTCACAGCTGGAAGAGAAGCTCAGTCTTCAGCTTATTGAGCGCAGCACACGGCATATGAAGCTTACCCAGGCGGGGCACCTGCTCTACTTACGAGCGAAGCCATTACTGGACGCGCTTGAGCAAACGGAGACAGAATTAACGTTGCGGCAAATGCAGCTCAAAGGCCCACTACGCATCTGCATTCCCAATGAAATCGGCCCTGCGTTGCTGGGCTCTGTTATTGCCGATTTCGCCTGCCAGTACCCGGAACTGGAAATTAGCTGTATCACCAATCTGTCAGGTTTAGAATCCCTGCGGGATGACCTGGATTTAGCCGTCATTATTACCCGTGGGCAGATGGACGACAGTGATTATATCGCCCGACACCTGATGACCATTCCTTGCACCATCGTCGCCGCCCCTTCCCTCATTCAGCGTTATGGCACCCCTGAACATATCCGGCAATTTGAAACCTTGCCCTGTATTACAACCGTCAGTGCGCTGAAAGGCGCGCCCTGGCAGTTTGTGAATAAAAAAGGCGGATTCGAGACCATCAAGGTAAAAGGTCATTATCGGGCCAACAGCGGAGAGATGGCCGGGCGAGCGGCGATAGCGGGCGTCGGTTTTGCCATTTTGTCAAAACACGCCTGCCAGCCCTATATTAACGATGGACGGTTAATTGAGATTGAATTTGAACAATCGGCCGCCCCGTTGCAGTTGTTCGCGCTGTATTCAGACAGACGTTTCTTACCCGCGAAAACACGCGCGCTGATTGATTTCATGCAGCAGAAATTAAGCGCGCTCCCCCTGGCAACATAA
- a CDS encoding FAD-dependent oxidoreductase encodes MSDKLNVAIVGAGPAGLTAAVILQRSGAEVTVFEDESAAFARSQGGSLDLHPDSGQEALRRAGLLEQFMNIARHEDQESRQVNYRTGDSEPGELEPPGDISKPEIDRGELKKLLLNALSPRTVQWAHKLHYVDYGLQRKHGLMFSNGKRYEADIVIGADGAWSRVRPYLTPQRPFYTGITFFEGWVAQPGARIDRITGKGTVFSFGGAQALVTQRNGGGRVCVYAAIKQETGVIDEGIASCGINVFVREHYRDWSPDLQAVVNAAGDYLRRPIYSLPADFGWAPRPGITLIGDAAHLMPPVGVGVNLAMLDASDVALALCDASHPLNALRYAETIIMARARDIMPAAITGFQDWFCEKI; translated from the coding sequence GTGTCGGACAAACTTAACGTCGCCATCGTTGGCGCAGGCCCGGCAGGCCTCACTGCCGCCGTCATATTGCAGCGCAGCGGCGCTGAGGTAACGGTATTTGAGGATGAATCGGCTGCTTTCGCGCGCAGCCAGGGGGGCTCGCTGGATTTGCATCCTGACAGCGGACAGGAAGCGCTGCGCAGAGCGGGTCTTCTTGAGCAATTTATGAATATAGCCAGGCATGAAGACCAGGAAAGCCGGCAGGTGAACTACCGTACCGGTGACAGTGAGCCCGGCGAGCTTGAGCCGCCAGGCGACATCAGTAAGCCTGAAATTGACCGCGGCGAGCTGAAAAAATTGCTCCTGAACGCGCTCTCACCGAGGACAGTCCAGTGGGCGCACAAACTCCATTATGTTGACTATGGCCTTCAACGAAAGCACGGGCTGATGTTCAGCAATGGCAAACGTTATGAAGCGGATATCGTCATCGGCGCGGACGGGGCCTGGTCGCGGGTCAGGCCTTATCTGACGCCCCAGCGTCCATTCTATACGGGCATTACCTTTTTCGAAGGCTGGGTAGCGCAACCCGGCGCGCGTATTGACCGCATTACCGGAAAAGGCACCGTTTTCAGCTTTGGTGGCGCTCAGGCTCTGGTTACGCAGCGCAATGGCGGGGGACGGGTGTGCGTTTATGCCGCCATCAAACAAGAAACCGGTGTTATTGACGAGGGGATAGCGTCCTGCGGCATCAACGTTTTTGTGCGTGAACACTACCGCGACTGGTCTCCTGACCTGCAGGCCGTGGTGAATGCCGCCGGGGATTATCTCAGGCGGCCGATTTACAGCCTGCCGGCGGATTTTGGCTGGGCTCCACGCCCGGGTATCACGCTCATCGGGGATGCCGCTCACCTGATGCCGCCTGTTGGCGTAGGGGTTAATCTGGCAATGCTGGATGCGTCAGACGTTGCGCTGGCCCTGTGCGACGCATCGCACCCGCTGAACGCTTTACGCTATGCGGAAACAATCATTATGGCACGCGCGCGCGACATCATGCCCGCCGCGATAACCGGCTTTCAGGACTGGTTCTGCGAGAAAATTTAG